Proteins encoded by one window of Pseudomonas tructae:
- a CDS encoding aminotransferase-like domain-containing protein: MNLCLDRHSSLPLVQQLTEQLQAWIETQRLRPGSRLPSIRQLAREHNVSQSCVIEAYDRLVAAGWLQARHGAGFFVAEQRLKVPLVDPPIRDEAFASRWQQFTQDPAALLNLCCGWVPTSWRATEAIAQAVRQVSRGALEDLIDYCPPLGLASLRSQLHKGLGQIGIEAAPEQILTTQGASHALDLLVRTLLRPGDKVLVERPGYYNLFSLLRQHQVQMLEVPRTPHGPDLLVLEALLKEHRPRCLYINSLYQNPTGSSLSPKVAYRLLELAREHDLLIIEDDIYADFQDGAVTRLATLDAEQRVIYLASFSKTLSSSLRVGYLVGRPELIARLAELKMVSGLGTSRFTEQVVAQMLGNGSYRKSTARLRLRLAQHMAKALGQLETYGWEVFAEPYGGMFVWARCPGRSFAELCREAQTCSVLLAPGNAFDPQGADSDWLRINVAYAQDLRAQAFFQAAGRPRLS, encoded by the coding sequence ATGAACCTCTGCCTTGATCGCCACTCATCCCTCCCGCTGGTGCAGCAACTGACCGAGCAGTTGCAGGCCTGGATTGAAACGCAGCGCCTGCGTCCCGGTAGCCGTTTGCCATCGATTCGGCAACTGGCCCGGGAACACAACGTCAGTCAATCTTGCGTGATCGAAGCCTATGATCGGCTAGTGGCGGCGGGGTGGTTGCAGGCGCGTCATGGCGCGGGCTTTTTTGTCGCTGAACAGCGGCTGAAGGTGCCCCTGGTTGACCCGCCGATCCGCGATGAGGCATTCGCCAGCCGCTGGCAACAGTTCACCCAGGATCCGGCCGCGTTACTCAACCTGTGCTGTGGTTGGGTGCCGACGAGCTGGCGAGCTACCGAGGCCATTGCCCAGGCGGTGCGCCAGGTCAGTCGCGGCGCGCTCGAAGACCTCATCGATTACTGCCCGCCGCTGGGCCTGGCCAGCCTGCGCAGCCAGTTGCACAAAGGTTTGGGGCAGATCGGGATTGAGGCCGCGCCTGAGCAGATTCTCACCACCCAAGGCGCGAGCCATGCACTGGATCTGCTGGTGCGCACCTTGCTCAGGCCGGGCGACAAAGTGTTGGTGGAACGCCCGGGTTACTACAATCTGTTCAGCCTGTTGCGTCAGCATCAGGTCCAGATGCTCGAAGTGCCACGCACGCCCCACGGCCCCGATCTGCTGGTACTGGAGGCTCTGCTCAAGGAACATCGGCCACGTTGCCTGTACATTAACAGCCTGTACCAGAACCCCACCGGCAGCAGCTTGTCGCCCAAGGTTGCCTATCGTTTGCTGGAGCTGGCCCGTGAACATGACCTGCTGATTATCGAGGACGACATCTACGCCGACTTTCAGGACGGCGCAGTGACCCGCCTGGCAACCCTGGATGCCGAGCAGCGGGTGATCTACCTGGCCAGTTTCTCCAAGACCTTGAGCAGTTCGCTACGGGTCGGCTACCTGGTGGGCAGGCCTGAGCTGATCGCCCGTCTGGCGGAGCTGAAAATGGTCAGTGGCTTGGGCACTTCGCGTTTCACTGAGCAGGTGGTGGCGCAGATGCTGGGTAATGGCAGTTATCGCAAAAGCACAGCGCGCCTGCGTCTGCGCCTGGCTCAGCATATGGCCAAGGCTCTGGGGCAACTGGAGACTTACGGCTGGGAAGTGTTTGCCGAGCCCTATGGTGGCATGTTCGTCTGGGCGCGTTGTCCGGGACGAAGTTTTGCCGAGCTCTGCCGCGAGGCGCAGACCTGTTCGGTGCTGCTGGCACCAGGCAACGCCTTCGATCCCCAGGGTGCTGACAGCGATTGGTTGAGGATCAATGTCGCCTATGCCCAGGACTTGCGGGCGCAAGCGTTCTTTCAGGCTGCCGGACGACCTCGGCTGTCCTGA